In Desulfobacterales bacterium, the DNA window GATGCGCCTGGTGCTGCTGCTGCTTCAACAACAGGTGGACATACCGATTGGCGGGTACCTACTATTAAAGAATTATATTCATTAATTAACTTTTCAGGAAACCAGGGATCGGGTGAACCAACATCAACTATACCTCCGAGTGACGCAGTACCCTTTATTGATACTAATTATTTCGACTTTGAATACGGACAAGTGAACCGCTATATTGATGCTCAGTATGTAACAAGTACAGAGTATGTTGGCACAGTAATGGACGGAATCAAAGCATTTTTTGGAGTGAATTTCGCCGATGGCAGGATAAAGGGATATCCACAAGGCGGGAACATGAGTAACTCAAGTTACTATGCCATTTATGTCAGAGGGAACACTGAGTATGGCATTAATAATTTTGTTGATAATGGTGGTGGTACAATTACCGATAATGCAACAGGTTTAATGTGGCTTAAATATGATAGTGGAGATGATCAATTTATCAATTTGTTATCTAACTATACACATACTGATGGTTCATTGAACTGGGAAGAAGCATTAGATTTTGCAGAGAATTTATCGTTTGCAGGACACGACGACTGGCGTTTGCCAAATGCGAAAGAACTTCAATGTATTGTTGATTATGCACGAGCTCCTGATGTTACCAATTCACCGGCCATCGATCCGGTTTTCAATACATCGGAAATCATTAACGAAGCAGGA includes these proteins:
- a CDS encoding DUF1566 domain-containing protein, which produces MKDKKVRRLVAKVFSLIIVLFSIGACSRSGTSEQSKNNLPDISSFPVVDTGQVKYFNNTREITSPSAGEAFFGQDSHFAGNQQSFTDNGDGTITDNVTGLMWQKSFSQVEWADAPGAAAASTTGGHTDWRVPTIKELYSLINFSGNQGSGEPTSTIPPSDAVPFIDTNYFDFEYGQVNRYIDAQYVTSTEYVGTVMDGIKAFFGVNFADGRIKGYPQGGNMSNSSYYAIYVRGNTEYGINNFVDNGGGTITDNATGLMWLKYDSGDDQFINLLSNYTHTDGSLNWEEALDFAENLSFAGHDDWRLPNAKELQCIVDYARAPDVTNSPAIDPVFNTSEIINEAGNKDYPFFWSSTTFEPGSDAIIVQFGRSLGYMNGEFMDVHGAGGQRTDLKAGEPDYGHGPQGDVRRVYNYVRLVRGFSN